A window of Nicotiana tabacum cultivar K326 chromosome 24, ASM71507v2, whole genome shotgun sequence contains these coding sequences:
- the LOC107764452 gene encoding agamous-like MADS-box protein AGL27 isoform X1, whose translation MGRKKVEIKRIEDKSSRQVTFSKRRKGLLKKAKELSILCDADVAVVVFSNRDRIYDFSSTNSLTEIVHRYHSHVEAEKESSAEVLDTEHSKYASFMTVGQLLQTVGRQLEEPAVDDLSVTDLVHLENQLPTALMQVRSSKTHLMIESIKSLREKEKLLSEENKHLENKIATTKNKREVKNEMALDFTNLAPASMNCQQQKTTLNFL comes from the exons ATGGGGCGTAAGAAAGTAGAAATCAAACGAATCGAAGACAAGAGCAGCAGGCAAGTGACGTTCTCTAAACGGAGGAAAGGACTCCTAAAGAAAGCCAAGGAACTCTCTATTCTTTGCGATGCCGATGTCGCCGTTGTGGTATTCTCCAACCGTGACAGAATCTATGACTTCTCCAGCACTAACAG TCTCACAGAGATCGTTCATCGATACCACAGCCATGTGGAAGCAGAAAAAGAGAGCTCTGCAGAAGTTTTGGACACCGAG CACTCTAAATATGCAAGCTTCATGACAGTGGGACAACTGTTACAAACGGTAGGAAG GCAACTCGAGGAACCTGCTGTTGATGATCTCAGTGTAACTGACCTTGTCCATTTGGAAAACCAACTGCCAACTGCTCTAATGCAAGTCAGATCTAGCAAG ACGCATTTGATGATTGAATCTATCAAAAGTCTTCGTGAGAAG GAAAAACTGCTGAGTGAAGAAAACAAacatctggagaacaag ATAGCTACGACCAAGAACAAGAGAGAAGTGAAGAATGAGATGGCTTTAGATTTCACTAACCTTGCACCAGCCAGCATGAATTGTCAACAGCAAAAAACGACCCTGAATTTCCTCTAG
- the LOC107764452 gene encoding agamous-like MADS-box protein AGL27 isoform X2 yields MGRKKVEIKRIEDKSSRQVTFSKRRKGLLKKAKELSILCDADVAVVVFSNRDRIYDFSSTNSLTEIVHRYHSHVEAEKESSAEVLDTEHSKYASFMTVGQLLQTVGRQLEEPAVDDLSVTDLVHLENQLPTALMQVRSSKTHLMIESIKSLREKVGVIGYYRGPNM; encoded by the exons ATGGGGCGTAAGAAAGTAGAAATCAAACGAATCGAAGACAAGAGCAGCAGGCAAGTGACGTTCTCTAAACGGAGGAAAGGACTCCTAAAGAAAGCCAAGGAACTCTCTATTCTTTGCGATGCCGATGTCGCCGTTGTGGTATTCTCCAACCGTGACAGAATCTATGACTTCTCCAGCACTAACAG TCTCACAGAGATCGTTCATCGATACCACAGCCATGTGGAAGCAGAAAAAGAGAGCTCTGCAGAAGTTTTGGACACCGAG CACTCTAAATATGCAAGCTTCATGACAGTGGGACAACTGTTACAAACGGTAGGAAG GCAACTCGAGGAACCTGCTGTTGATGATCTCAGTGTAACTGACCTTGTCCATTTGGAAAACCAACTGCCAACTGCTCTAATGCAAGTCAGATCTAGCAAG ACGCATTTGATGATTGAATCTATCAAAAGTCTTCGTGAGAAGGTAGGTGTGATCGGTTACTACAGAGGCCCAAATATGTGA